In Streptomyces sp. NBC_01426, one genomic interval encodes:
- a CDS encoding helix-turn-helix domain-containing protein, with product MTDGFPAPVAVANVSLAATVTRVAELAGKMGRDLNQVFDLRKLSDASGVPTDVVKTLLDGRRAGEPDLQTRFLQRLDLLRRTRVKPNGRRYTQQEIADGAGMSRQQAGALINGDRRPTMEHCDAIQRFFGVHAGFLTAHDADALTDALQRTEQQLLQDFAGREPQTVPAETASVGDPLARLLQNHGVRGIAWRAAQLPSDKHRDKVTEWLDMLLESVKPNES from the coding sequence GTGACAGACGGCTTCCCGGCTCCCGTCGCGGTGGCCAACGTGTCTCTGGCAGCCACCGTCACGCGGGTAGCCGAACTCGCGGGCAAAATGGGTCGCGACCTGAACCAGGTCTTCGACCTGCGCAAGCTCTCGGACGCCTCCGGCGTCCCCACGGACGTGGTCAAAACCCTCCTCGACGGCCGGCGGGCCGGCGAACCCGATCTCCAGACACGCTTCCTCCAGCGACTGGACCTGCTGCGGCGCACCCGGGTGAAACCCAACGGCCGCCGCTACACTCAGCAGGAGATCGCGGACGGCGCGGGCATGTCCCGGCAGCAGGCGGGAGCCTTGATCAACGGCGACCGGCGGCCCACCATGGAGCACTGCGACGCCATCCAGCGCTTCTTCGGGGTACACGCGGGCTTCCTCACCGCCCACGACGCCGACGCCCTGACCGACGCACTCCAGCGGACCGAACAGCAGTTGCTCCAGGACTTCGCCGGACGCGAGCCGCAAACCGTACCGGCCGAAACCGCTTCGGTGGGCGATCCGCTGGCAAGACTGCTGCAGAACCACGGAGTGCGGGGGATCGCCTGGCGCGCCGCCCAACTGCCCAGCGACAAGCACCGGGACAAAGTGACGGAATGGCTGGACATGCTCCTGGAAAGCGTCAAACCGAACGAATCATGA
- a CDS encoding toxin-antitoxin system, toxin component — translation MSIGREQRRLCGELVAGLRLTTPVEPVDLYAALCEGMSRHRGRPVQFRMAPFPQGTASGLWLDMADRDLVVIEEHTAPDHQLVILGHELWHMKAGHCSHHVDGAAVAARMLTDQADLGETVRRVAARTRADVREETDAETFGLLLGSRCRTWLAGSSGQRAPAQRDQLAGRIETSLGYRGHRNEH, via the coding sequence GTGAGCATAGGCAGAGAGCAGCGGCGGTTGTGCGGGGAACTCGTGGCCGGCCTCAGGCTGACCACCCCCGTGGAACCCGTGGACCTCTACGCCGCCCTCTGTGAGGGCATGAGCAGACACCGCGGCCGCCCGGTGCAGTTCCGGATGGCGCCGTTCCCCCAGGGGACGGCGAGCGGCCTGTGGCTCGACATGGCGGACCGCGACCTCGTGGTCATCGAGGAACACACGGCGCCGGACCACCAACTGGTGATCCTCGGCCACGAGCTGTGGCACATGAAGGCCGGGCACTGCAGTCACCACGTCGACGGAGCCGCCGTCGCCGCCCGGATGCTGACCGACCAGGCCGATCTGGGCGAGACGGTTCGTCGGGTCGCCGCACGCACCCGCGCCGACGTCCGGGAAGAGACCGACGCGGAAACCTTCGGCCTCCTCCTCGGCAGCCGGTGCCGGACGTGGCTGGCCGGGTCCTCCGGCCAGCGCGCACCGGCGCAGCGCGACCAGTTGGCGGGCCGCATCGAGACCTCCCTCGGCTACCGGGGGCACAGGAACGAGCATTGA
- a CDS encoding MAB_1171c family putative transporter, with product MNGQDYYIPAVAMAISLVFKLPALRTNWRDPLLRSVCFLLLLAGSVFTFAAPPTIGAVNRWTGITNFSAPWVYCLMTAFSASCLVLLLNWRGGPAEDIRRASRRWITGYALVIAVIMILFALGSTPVERLRDFDTYYANTPYIGAMIGLYLVAHNVAAMTMVAMCWRWSLQVNGWLRSGLVVIVCGYAFSLTYDAAKMSAVVARWTGNNLDDLSTYVAPPLAAVGALISAVGFVVPLLCQRVSDSLHAWSTYRRLGTLWHEVQRTAPAGTPGVRMSWWSPAEIRVIQRESDIHDGFLRLGPCFDRRHRDLAYERARSDGEDEATARAVADAAMVAAAVRVGALEGAGAGDEVEGERVLITAEGARDLVRISHALRHSPVVAAARRDAALAGTGP from the coding sequence TTGAACGGACAGGACTACTACATACCGGCCGTCGCGATGGCGATCTCCCTCGTCTTCAAGCTGCCGGCACTGCGGACCAACTGGCGGGACCCGCTGCTGCGCTCGGTCTGTTTCCTGCTGCTCCTGGCCGGATCCGTCTTCACCTTCGCCGCCCCGCCCACCATCGGGGCCGTCAACCGGTGGACGGGAATCACCAACTTCTCCGCCCCCTGGGTCTACTGCCTGATGACGGCGTTCAGCGCATCCTGTCTGGTCCTCCTCCTCAACTGGAGGGGCGGACCGGCGGAGGACATCCGGCGCGCCTCCCGCCGATGGATCACCGGCTACGCCCTCGTCATCGCCGTCATCATGATCCTCTTCGCCCTCGGCTCCACCCCCGTGGAACGGCTGCGGGACTTCGACACCTACTACGCGAACACCCCGTACATCGGCGCCATGATCGGCCTCTACCTGGTGGCGCACAACGTGGCGGCCATGACCATGGTGGCGATGTGCTGGCGCTGGTCCCTCCAGGTGAACGGCTGGCTGCGCAGCGGCCTCGTCGTCATCGTCTGCGGTTACGCCTTCAGCCTCACCTACGACGCCGCGAAGATGTCCGCGGTCGTGGCCCGTTGGACCGGGAACAACCTCGACGACCTGAGCACCTACGTCGCCCCGCCGCTCGCGGCCGTGGGCGCGCTGATCAGCGCCGTCGGCTTCGTGGTGCCGCTGCTCTGCCAGCGGGTGTCGGACAGCCTGCACGCCTGGTCGACGTACCGACGCCTGGGCACGCTCTGGCACGAGGTCCAGCGCACCGCGCCCGCCGGCACCCCCGGCGTGCGGATGTCCTGGTGGTCGCCCGCCGAGATCCGGGTGATCCAACGGGAGTCGGACATCCACGACGGATTCCTGCGCCTCGGCCCCTGCTTCGACCGGCGGCACCGGGACCTCGCCTACGAACGGGCCCGCTCGGACGGGGAGGACGAGGCGACGGCACGCGCCGTGGCCGACGCCGCGATGGTGGCGGCGGCCGTGCGCGTCGGCGCCCTTGAGGGCGCGGGCGCCGGGGACGAGGTCGAGGGCGAACGAGTCCTCATCACCGCCGAGGGGGCGCGTGACCTGGTACGGATCTCCCACGCGCTGCGGCACTCCCCCGTGGTGGCGGCGGCGCGCCGGGACGCGGCTCTGGCCGGGACCGGCCCGTAG
- a CDS encoding bestrophin-like domain, whose product MSEWLVLAIAMALVCALVLTITTIRHRRVAADEDTSETPDVIEYMTMMVGVVYAIVLGLAIAGVWEARGTAEDSVRREAQSLYEVTQRADVYPAPVRDRIRGEVNAYVAHTVSVDWPLLTSGEAASAEGARLLGTLRGDVTHQSPTTELQAQAYQPLLDHIATADDARHSRLQSDESTLPGVVWFGLLVGGVVTVGLIFTLQIRRSGRELLLAGLFSALIVMLLFMVWSFDAPYGRDGIDSAGPFQDLFPTLSVAASR is encoded by the coding sequence GTGTCCGAATGGCTGGTCCTGGCCATCGCCATGGCGCTCGTCTGCGCCCTCGTCCTCACCATCACCACGATCCGGCACCGCCGGGTCGCCGCCGACGAGGACACCAGCGAGACCCCCGACGTCATCGAGTACATGACGATGATGGTCGGCGTGGTCTACGCGATCGTCCTGGGCCTGGCCATCGCGGGCGTCTGGGAGGCGCGCGGCACCGCCGAGGACAGCGTGCGCCGCGAGGCCCAGTCGCTGTACGAGGTGACCCAGCGCGCCGACGTCTACCCGGCCCCGGTCCGCGACCGGATCCGGGGCGAGGTGAACGCGTACGTCGCCCACACCGTCTCCGTGGACTGGCCGCTCCTGACCTCCGGTGAGGCCGCTTCCGCCGAGGGCGCGCGGCTGCTCGGCACGCTGCGCGGCGACGTCACCCACCAGAGCCCGACCACCGAACTCCAGGCACAGGCCTATCAGCCGCTGCTCGACCACATCGCGACCGCCGACGACGCCCGCCACTCGCGGCTGCAGAGCGACGAGTCCACGCTGCCGGGTGTCGTGTGGTTCGGCCTGCTGGTCGGCGGGGTGGTGACGGTCGGGCTGATCTTCACCCTCCAGATCCGCCGTTCCGGAAGGGAGTTGCTGCTGGCGGGGCTGTTCAGTGCGCTGATCGTGATGCTGCTGTTCATGGTGTGGAGCTTCGACGCGCCCTACGGCCGCGACGGCATCGACTCGGCCGGGCCCTTCCAGGACCTCTTCCCCACCCTGTCGGTAGCGGCTTCCCGCTGA
- a CDS encoding YfcC family protein, with protein sequence MTTTPPPPVVEEERPEGRRFVFPSALTVLAVVTVAVWLVAFLVPAGAYDRDDRGAPISGTYHRVDDARTFVDRLDDLFLAPVNGLYGIQDTTTRLVGPDLSGELYGSAGVFLFVLAIGSFITVVFATGALDRGIARLAHRLRDRGPLLIAAVMLVFSILGTVEGFAEETLGFYGLLVPMMLALGYDRLVAAGTAILGAGIGVLCSTVNPFATGVASSAADISLGDGIALRSVMWLVLTTVTILYVVRYARRVHRDPSKSLCGFLPGDRMEKAAADSTEAPELTGLHKTVLALLVLVFSFMIFSVVPWSSALGGKSDARPYRWELGWSFPQLSALFLCAAVLVGLVARMGEPRLSSTIIQGAADFMSPALVIMLARGVTVIMNNSRITDTVLHSIEGAVRGTSSGAFAVIVFLVNLPLAFLIPSTSGHATLAMPILAPLADFAGVSRALVVTAWQAASGWMNLWVPTTAVTIGGVALAKVGYDKYLRFVWPLLAILLVLVCGFLVLGATV encoded by the coding sequence ATGACCACGACGCCGCCGCCTCCCGTCGTGGAGGAGGAACGGCCCGAGGGCAGGCGGTTCGTCTTCCCCAGCGCCCTGACGGTCCTGGCCGTCGTCACCGTGGCGGTCTGGCTGGTGGCCTTCCTCGTGCCGGCCGGCGCGTACGACCGCGACGACCGCGGTGCACCGATCTCCGGGACGTACCACCGGGTGGACGACGCCCGGACGTTCGTCGACCGCCTGGACGACCTGTTCCTGGCCCCGGTGAACGGGCTCTACGGCATCCAGGACACCACGACGCGGCTCGTCGGCCCCGACCTCTCGGGCGAGCTGTACGGAAGCGCGGGCGTCTTCCTCTTCGTCCTCGCCATCGGGTCGTTCATCACCGTCGTCTTCGCGACCGGCGCCCTCGACCGGGGCATCGCCCGCCTCGCGCACCGGCTGCGCGACCGGGGTCCGCTGCTGATCGCCGCCGTGATGCTGGTCTTCTCCATCCTCGGCACGGTCGAGGGCTTCGCCGAGGAGACCCTGGGCTTCTACGGCCTGCTGGTGCCGATGATGTTGGCGCTCGGATACGACCGGCTCGTCGCGGCCGGCACGGCGATCCTCGGTGCGGGCATCGGCGTGCTGTGCTCCACCGTGAACCCGTTCGCCACCGGGGTGGCCTCGTCGGCGGCCGACATCTCGCTGGGCGACGGCATCGCCCTGCGCTCCGTGATGTGGCTGGTCCTCACCACCGTCACCATCCTGTACGTCGTCCGCTACGCGCGACGGGTCCACAGGGATCCGTCGAAGTCCCTGTGCGGTTTCCTGCCCGGCGACCGGATGGAGAAGGCCGCCGCCGACTCGACCGAGGCACCGGAGTTGACCGGCCTCCACAAGACGGTGCTGGCGCTGCTCGTCCTCGTGTTCTCCTTCATGATCTTCTCGGTGGTGCCCTGGTCGAGCGCCCTCGGCGGGAAGTCGGACGCCCGCCCGTACCGCTGGGAGTTGGGGTGGTCCTTCCCCCAGCTTTCGGCCCTGTTCCTGTGCGCCGCCGTGTTGGTGGGCCTGGTGGCGCGGATGGGCGAGCCGCGGCTGAGTTCGACGATCATCCAGGGTGCGGCCGACTTCATGTCGCCGGCCCTCGTCATCATGCTGGCCCGCGGGGTCACGGTCATCATGAACAACTCCCGGATCACCGACACGGTCCTGCACTCCATCGAGGGCGCGGTCCGGGGCACGTCCTCGGGAGCGTTCGCCGTCATCGTCTTCCTGGTGAACCTCCCGCTGGCGTTCCTGATCCCCTCCACCTCGGGTCACGCCACCCTGGCGATGCCGATCCTGGCCCCGCTCGCCGACTTCGCGGGCGTCTCCCGCGCGCTGGTCGTCACGGCCTGGCAGGCGGCCAGCGGGTGGATGAACCTGTGGGTCCCGACCACCGCCGTCACCATCGGCGGCGTCGCGCTCGCCAAGGTCGGCTACGACAAGTACCTGCGCTTCGTCTGGCCGTTGCTGGCCATTCTCCTCGTTCTGGTCTGTGGGTTCCTGGTGTTGGGCGCGACCGTGTGA
- a CDS encoding sensor histidine kinase: MSASVAVPEPPAEPAVAVWAAMRRPGRFLTSWWPWRCWGYLGTGSVLGYAVLLALVGLVGLGLLLAVVGVGLLLLTAAATLGVPLGRLERRRLRFVEPAAVADPHTPLAGARLSARLRTRLRERSTWREFGYAVLLGPVFGAAGFGVLTLLAFSLILVSTPVFVWAVAPEQVMLIPGRVVSGPPEALCGTAVGLFGLAVSGYAGALLAGAQVKTVRLLLGPREEDARMWELTRSRVRLVDAFEAERRRIERDLHDGAQQQLVALSMTLGLAEMELRQVPGAADAAALVARGRGEARLALEQLRDLVRGIHPQVLSDHGLAAAVAEVAQRHPVPVTVDLDLPRLPESVEVTAYFTVTEALTNAAKHSGAAHIGIAGRVEADRLTLTITDDGRGGADPGAGAGLAGLADRVAMLQGRLVVSSPVGGPTELRVEVPCSG; the protein is encoded by the coding sequence ATGTCCGCTTCCGTCGCCGTCCCGGAGCCACCTGCCGAGCCGGCCGTCGCCGTGTGGGCCGCGATGCGACGGCCGGGCCGGTTCCTGACGTCGTGGTGGCCCTGGCGCTGTTGGGGCTACCTCGGTACCGGATCCGTCCTGGGTTATGCCGTGCTGCTCGCCCTGGTCGGGCTGGTCGGGCTGGGACTGCTGCTCGCCGTCGTCGGCGTCGGTCTGCTGCTGCTGACCGCGGCCGCGACGCTGGGGGTGCCGCTCGGGCGGCTGGAGCGGCGGCGGCTGCGCTTCGTGGAGCCGGCGGCGGTCGCCGACCCGCACACCCCGCTCGCTGGCGCCCGACTGTCCGCCCGGCTGCGCACCCGACTGCGGGAACGCTCCACCTGGCGGGAGTTCGGGTACGCCGTGCTGCTCGGGCCCGTCTTCGGGGCGGCCGGCTTCGGGGTGCTCACGCTGCTCGCGTTCTCCCTGATCCTCGTCTCCACCCCGGTGTTCGTGTGGGCCGTCGCCCCCGAACAGGTCATGCTGATCCCCGGCCGGGTGGTGTCCGGCCCGCCGGAGGCCCTCTGCGGCACCGCCGTCGGACTGTTCGGGCTCGCCGTGTCCGGGTACGCCGGTGCGCTGCTCGCCGGGGCGCAGGTGAAGACCGTACGGTTGCTCCTCGGGCCGCGCGAGGAGGATGCCCGGATGTGGGAACTGACCCGTTCGCGGGTCCGTCTCGTCGACGCCTTCGAGGCCGAACGGCGGCGCATCGAACGGGACCTGCACGACGGGGCGCAGCAGCAACTGGTGGCCCTGAGCATGACGCTGGGGCTCGCCGAGATGGAGCTGCGCCAGGTCCCGGGGGCCGCCGACGCCGCCGCGCTCGTGGCCCGGGGGCGCGGCGAGGCGCGGCTGGCCCTGGAGCAACTGCGCGACCTGGTGCGGGGAATCCATCCGCAGGTGCTCAGCGACCACGGTCTCGCGGCCGCCGTCGCCGAGGTCGCGCAGCGCCATCCGGTGCCGGTGACGGTGGACCTGGACCTGCCCCGGCTGCCCGAGTCCGTCGAGGTCACCGCGTACTTCACGGTCACCGAGGCGCTGACGAACGCGGCCAAGCACAGCGGGGCGGCCCACATCGGCATCGCCGGTAGGGTCGAGGCGGACCGGCTCACTCTCACCATCACCGACGACGGCCGCGGCGGGGCCGATCCCGGCGCGGGAGCGGGCCTGGCGGGTCTCGCGGACAGGGTGGCGATGTTGCAGGGCAGGCTGGTGGTGTCCAGTCCGGTGGGTGGACCGACCGAACTCCGGGTGGAGGTGCCGTGCTCCGGCTGA
- a CDS encoding response regulator transcription factor, producing the protein MLRLILAEDSVLLRAGLTELLTRGGHHVLAAVGDADQLVRAVEAERPDVVVTDVRMPPDFRDEGLRAALELRSRDVSLPVLVLSQYVATAYATRLLTAGDRERGAGGLGYLLKDRVGEVAEFLDALERVAGGQTVIDPEVVRVLLSARTADLPLSRLTPREREVLALMAEGLNNQALAARLFVTEAAVVKHASSIFMKLDLDPTEGNRRVLAVLAHLRGAQT; encoded by the coding sequence GTGCTCCGGCTGATCCTCGCCGAGGACTCCGTGCTCCTGCGGGCCGGTCTCACCGAGTTGTTGACCCGCGGCGGCCATCACGTGCTCGCCGCCGTCGGCGACGCCGATCAGTTGGTGCGGGCCGTGGAGGCGGAGCGGCCCGACGTGGTCGTCACGGATGTGCGGATGCCCCCCGACTTCCGGGACGAGGGGCTGCGGGCCGCGCTCGAACTGCGGTCCCGGGACGTCTCGTTGCCGGTGCTGGTGCTGTCCCAGTACGTGGCGACCGCGTACGCGACCCGGCTCCTCACCGCCGGTGACCGCGAGCGCGGCGCCGGCGGGCTGGGCTACCTGCTCAAGGACCGGGTCGGCGAGGTGGCCGAGTTCCTCGACGCCCTCGAACGGGTGGCCGGCGGGCAGACCGTCATCGATCCCGAGGTGGTGCGCGTCCTGCTGAGCGCCCGGACGGCGGACCTGCCCCTGTCGCGGCTCACCCCGCGCGAGCGCGAGGTCCTGGCCCTGATGGCGGAGGGGCTCAACAACCAGGCCTTGGCGGCCCGACTGTTCGTGACCGAGGCGGCCGTCGTCAAGCACGCGAGCAGCATCTTCATGAAGCTGGACCTGGACCCGACGGAGGGCAACCGTCGCGTCCTGGCCGTACTGGCCCACCTGCGGGGCGCACAGACCTGA
- a CDS encoding glycosyltransferase 87 family protein: MTPSPDSWWTAPRMTALWLLAAAWALCFPLFSTLAPHRLWGWCAAVGYLGAAGLAARRPGAAVAVALTGAVAVPLLWLVLTGQGQSEVAVIERSGRLLLDSGRMYVDRPVRVEEYTPYLPGMAAFGIPSVLPGPPGDARLWCAAALFGGWWAGRRVTGARPGGLLPVLVASPVLALPLVVSGVDLPLTGLCCLALAAAVAGRPALAGAALAGACALKWTALPAVAVAVAVLAAARGRRAAVRCALVAAVGTAALVLPGALLQPAQMWGQVFAFPTGRAEVPTPASSPLPGHLLAELGPWGWYLTMAFLAVGALAVAASLVLRPPRTLRAAADRLAIGLTLAFLLAPAGRFGYLALPLVLSLWARSMTLPARTLVVAGSGRHSGAGPVAPPPIRTDGSPGGGAPGAVRSVRPAGGPVRPGRDGCPPSGPGPAS; the protein is encoded by the coding sequence ATGACCCCTTCCCCCGACTCCTGGTGGACCGCGCCCCGGATGACCGCCCTGTGGCTGCTCGCGGCCGCGTGGGCCCTGTGCTTCCCGCTGTTCTCCACCCTCGCCCCGCACCGGCTCTGGGGCTGGTGCGCGGCCGTCGGCTACCTCGGAGCGGCCGGCCTCGCCGCGCGCCGCCCGGGGGCGGCCGTCGCGGTGGCCCTGACGGGCGCCGTGGCCGTTCCGCTGCTGTGGCTGGTGCTGACCGGGCAGGGACAGAGCGAGGTGGCGGTCATCGAGCGGTCCGGGCGCCTCCTCCTGGACTCCGGGCGGATGTACGTGGACCGGCCCGTACGGGTCGAGGAGTACACCCCGTACCTGCCGGGCATGGCGGCCTTCGGCATCCCGAGCGTGCTGCCCGGGCCGCCGGGGGACGCCCGCCTGTGGTGCGCGGCGGCCCTGTTCGGCGGGTGGTGGGCGGGGCGCCGGGTGACGGGCGCCCGCCCCGGGGGCCTGCTGCCCGTCCTGGTGGCCTCGCCGGTCCTGGCGCTGCCGCTGGTCGTGAGCGGCGTCGACCTGCCGCTGACCGGGCTGTGCTGCCTGGCCCTGGCGGCGGCCGTGGCCGGCCGGCCCGCGCTCGCCGGGGCGGCCCTCGCGGGGGCGTGCGCGCTGAAGTGGACGGCGCTGCCCGCGGTGGCGGTGGCGGTCGCCGTCCTCGCGGCCGCTCGGGGCCGACGGGCCGCGGTGCGCTGCGCCCTGGTGGCGGCCGTGGGGACGGCCGCCCTGGTGCTGCCGGGCGCGCTGCTCCAACCGGCGCAGATGTGGGGGCAGGTGTTCGCCTTCCCGACGGGCCGGGCCGAGGTGCCGACCCCGGCGAGCAGCCCCCTGCCGGGGCACCTTCTCGCCGAACTCGGGCCGTGGGGCTGGTATCTGACGATGGCTTTCCTCGCGGTGGGTGCTCTCGCGGTGGCCGCCTCGCTGGTGCTGCGTCCGCCCCGGACGCTGCGCGCCGCCGCCGACCGCCTCGCGATCGGTCTCACCCTGGCCTTCCTGCTGGCCCCGGCGGGCCGCTTCGGCTATCTGGCGCTGCCGCTGGTGCTCTCCCTGTGGGCCCGCTCGATGACCCTCCCGGCCCGCACCCTCGTCGTCGCGGGCTCCGGACGGCACTCGGGCGCCGGTCCCGTCGCGCCGCCTCCGATCCGTACGGACGGCTCCCCGGGCGGCGGTGCGCCCGGGGCGGTCAGGTCTGTGCGCCCCGCAGGTGGGCCAGTACGGCCAGGACGCGACGGTTGCCCTCCGTCGGGTCCAGGTCCAGCTTCATGA